The stretch of DNA AAGGCTCCTAGCAGCAACTCCTGAAGTGAGGCTGAAGAtcaatccccaccccccccccccgtttgtcatacacatacacaatacagtttgatcatatccactctaCCTTTCCCAACCCCAGCCTCTCCCGACCTCTCTCCCAATTTCacattctctgtttcttctcctctaTAAGGCAGAGTCCAATTAGAGCTGCCCCTAGCCTCAGAGGTACAGGGTCGCCCACTGGCACAAAAGCCAACTTGGAGACTGCACCACTacaaactgactctcccttccctaGCGGCCACCCACTGTCAATAGCCCCCCAGCTAGAGGTGGGACCTTGTGAGTCCCCCAaacccatccatgctggaatgttccCTGGTTGGAcggtgtgcagacagacacagtTGCAATAAGTTCACAAGCACGATGGCCCCTCGTGTCCAGAGTCTTGCAGCATTCTCCCCTGGCCTTGGCTTCTTCCTTGGTGTTCCCTTGAGCCTTGAGAAGAGAAGTCCCACTTGTTTGCTCTTTCTTGATGTGGCATCCACAGCACACTGCCAAGAGCTGGGTGTCAGATTCATTCAGCATCTCAATCAGTCCTTATCTTAGTGATGCGTCCTGGTGGGTTctatttccaggaaaataaagTCTAGATCCTTACACAGAGCCTCTTTATTTCCCATTTCCCTGCCTCAGAGCACTTGATAATGTCAACTAGCAAATGAGAAAGGATTTGCTGAGTGAGAGATCCTTGTAGTAAAAACTCACATCCAGCAGTGTGACCCTGGGTATCTGGGATGCTCTCAGCTTTTATAACCCACATCAACTCTATGTCTTCAGAGTGACACTGATTTAAATAAAGGATATTTTGGTCTATAACATTTAAGTGGGTGATAGCAGTCATGATCAACTTTTATTGGTTTTTGCATAAACAGCCAATAGACTATCTTTACACCAACACACTCATAACACCCACCTTTCTTCATGGAGGTGGCTGTGAGACTTTTTTGCAGAGGCAGTagcaagagagggaagaaatggtGATGGGGGTCTCAAAGTGTGCGTATCTCAGGTAGGCTTAAGTATTTGGCAATTATTCCCTTCATTTCAAAAATCAGCTTTGTAACTTGGAATACATCAAAAGTACAGTGCGtccattttattaaaaagagatGTGCCACCTGGGTGCCCCAAGTTTATATCTAGGATTATCCAGATTCATGGCTGTAGGCTTACTAAACAGTACTTTTAAATGATATGAATCAAGATCTTTAGTTAAATAATCTCATATCTGGATTGAATCATAGAAgagctgacatttaaaaaattaccatttatttatttattcattattaaagTCTGATAATGCCCTTGAGAGTAAGGCGCCTATGTATAAGAAGATAATATAATCTTATCACACCAGCCATTAAGTAAATCATATGCATAGCCACTTGTGTATCAGATAGTTCTCGGGCTGATGTTCCGATTTGAACAAAGTCCTGCAAGTCCTCTACCTCCACTGCAGAGCCAGCCGCTCCCAGAACAGGAGACATCTTCATATTAGTATTTCTTGGCTAGTCTCAGTATTGTTAAGcacaatagatttttttcccccttaatgaATATGAGTGTATTAAGGCAAAAGGACGCAGACCAGCTTCTTTTGTAGCTTATCTTCTGTCTTATTTAAAGTTGTTGGGGCTGTACAGTCTGCAGATCTGCTGGCTGCAGAGACACAAGATGTTCCCTGGACCAATGTCTGAAACATTGGCCACTAGATCACAGTCTTGCTGTTTCCAGCATCTTCCCTCAGTTTACCGTCAGAACACAAATGCTGACGTCCAAATGACACCACTTATGCACTATGTATCTTGGCTGTGTGTAGagtatttccttatttaaaatatttaataattgcaCAATAATCTACTTAGTCTTTGTAAACTCTCCATTGCACACTTTTTCGCTTTTACATCCATTTACTGCAAGGTTGTTGAACTCCCTTTCGGCCATCTGCCTCACATAACTATGTGGTCCTTTCCCttcaaaggaggaaggatttttAAAAGAGCCTCCAATTCTATCCCACAGTGTGAAATACTGTCCATAGTTATAGTCAAAAAACATGTGGTGGTCTGTGTGATGAGCTGACCCATTAATAAATGGCCTTAAGACCCGAGGGACACGAAAATCACCGTCATGAATAGAAATTGTCCAGACATTAACCAAGACATATAAACCCAAGTAGACCACCTTGTGTAGTGGAAAGATAAAGGGGTATATATGGTAAGGTAGACTCTGGAGGAAGCCGTCCACAGGGTGAAAAGCATGGCTTGCGAATGGAGTGGGGATCTTCCAAATATGATGAGGTTTATGTATGcgctgaggaggaaagggataTGGTTAGAGCCATGTACAAACTTAGCTTCCACCTCTGGTACAGATATGGCCTACCTGGAATTGGCAAAATCGCCCCTTCTTTACTCCCAAGGTTAAAATTCTAAGACAGGCTCTCCAGTCCCACAAAGAAAACTAGAACTAGAATGCATACAGGCCCTGGGGTGAGTGGTGACCAGAAGAGCTTCTTGGGCATTTAATTCAGGCAAGAGAAAGACCTAGACTCTAGAGTACTGAGTCTGTAATACTGAAATGTGTGGTATcgcccccctcctctcccccctctaaAGACTCTACCTTGTAGACCAGTCTATGGTGTAGGCCCCTGTGAATCCAGTAGATCAGCATGTCCGTGAAAAAGAGGAAGGACAGCACGCTAACGATGAGATGAATCCAGCCTAAAAGAGGCCATACAGAACAAGTGTCAAAATGTGGCTCCAGAATGAGTGTTCCCTTTCCACACGTCCACACAAACACAAGAGGGGATCCGAAACTCAAACACAATCAACATATTAGAGGGTCATCTTCCTTCACTACCCAGAACTGCTTACATCTCCCCTCACCTAACAACTTGAAATGTTCTACCTTTcattaattttgtaattttaattaaattttagctCCTATACAAAACCATAAAAATTGCTcatatagtatttttttttttatgacttaaCTTTATTATTCTGcatatttgtttttcaatacagggtttctctgtgtagctctggctgtcctggaactcactctgtagaccagggtagacaaactcaaagatccgcctgcctctgcctcccgagtgctgggattaaagggggcaccaccactgcccagatgttAACGATTTCTtttgtattatgtgtatgtgtgtgcatgtgaaggctcTGGTCCCCTGTGGCTGGAGTGAGTTACTAGTAGTTGTGAGCCGctcagtgtgggtactgggaactgcaCTTGGGTCCTCTTAACTCCTGAGTCATCTTTCTCCTTCAAGTATTACTTAAACTAGAAAGATGCCCATGAGACAGGACATTCCCACTGCTTTCCTTCCTGTTAGCATTCTTAAACCTATCTTTGAGTACTGCCCCTTTACCTAGAGCTTTACTTCCCACTCAATACCTTCACTCTAGAAACTCACCCCATAATGAGTCCTTTTCTGGTATTTCTAGCCTCATCCTCCTGGGATTTTGCTCCAACCAAGCTGATGCACCAACTCCCTCTTGTGCCTGTGGCATTTTACCTCTGACTTGGGCTCACACTGTCCCAACATGTCTAGAAGGCCCTCTCCTTGATTTTGCTGATTCCCTCATTCATTGTCAAAGCCTCTTCTAATTAACCACCTCCGACTTTGAGAGCACACAGCAAGCCTGGGTTCAAGCCTCTGACCCACCATCTATTAGCTGAGCACATAGGCAGCTTCTCAACACTTTGTTCCCTAATATGTCCCTtctaaaagcagctgagcagCAAGACCTACTCCACAGAGCTGCTGGAGAAAAGCAGTGGGCTGATATGGGCAGAGCCATGAACTGCTGCTGGCACCTGCCAATCAATGAACACTATCCTGCTTTCCTGTACTCTGGATATCAGGAACTTGTCTTGAAGTAACTTCAGAACTGCACATAGGTCACATCACTGCAAGACTACCTTTAAAGAAGAAAGTCTAAAGCTCTAAACGTAGGAGCCAATTTCTAAATTCTGGACAGAGAAACAATGAACTActataattaatatattctatGACAATATTTACAGATATGAAACAATGACCACATTTATACAACCATCAGAATGCAAGCTGCATATAAAGTATTGCATTTCTGCAATGAAATcaaggaagcaggcaggcacagatgagagggaggacagacagacagtgacaggtgCCTTCTAGTTTCTAGGCAGCAGGGCAGCAGACTCTGCCCTCTCACATACTGCTTTCCCAGCAGTTGGAGGTAACAATCGTAAGAAACAAATACAAGGGCCCATCCCTGATCAGTATTCCCTTAGGTACGAAATCATCCCAAACTGCCATTAAAAATGACAGTAAAGTAAAGAAAGTCCACGCATGTGGAGAGacatgatggaaggaagcagaacaGTCAAAACAACTGGGCAGtttgaaagaaaggagaaagaggcaTCTTTGgtgctttaaagaaaataactgCAAGACAATCATGGAGGCACACTTTGCAAATTTAAAGCCACTCTGGGCTACCTAGCAAGACTCTgtctagaaagaaagaagaaaaggaaaaagggagggaggggagaaaggaaaggagagaaggcagacaggctggctggggagatggctcagccaggaaatgcttgcctcacaagcaggaggacctgagtttgatccttgggaatCACATAAAAAATGCTAGATGTGGATTTGGAATCCCTGCACTAGTGAGGTTGAAACAGACTGGGGCTAGCTGGCCAAGCAGTCTGGATGAACTGGGAAGTTTCAGGCCAATGAGGGAACCTGTCTAGACTTGgccaggtggcacatgcctttaactccagcacttgggaggcagtggtggatggatggatcttTATGTACTTAACCTATTTAAttaagttccaggctggccagaacTACCTACTgaggccctgtctaaaaaaaaaaaaacaaccctcaccTCCCCACTCTAGTCACTaagatcagcagcagcagcaacaacaacaaatccaagAAGTAGAGTATTCCCAAAGGTGATATTTGAGGTAGCCCTCTGGCCTGTggcacacaagaacacacatgctcacacatgaacAAATAGCAGAAAGAGGCGGGGATGGCTCGACTAACTTGTACTTGGACCCTCCCAGTGTCTGCTCACCATTTGGGAAGTCTCctatgtcatcatagagcttgcTGTAGCCTCTCAACTCCAGCAGGAACAATGAAACGGTGGGGATACTTATCCAGGGCAAAGACTTGACGGTGAATATGATCTCCCGAGAGACTTGATTCTGAAGATGAAAGTTCCAATTATTTCAAAGTCACAAAATCTGTTCAACAAAACTGTCATAAAGTTGATTAGGGATGGACTTTTAACTATTTTCTGTCTGTACTTGGACTCTGGCTTCTAtcaggcaagaactctaccactgaactatactcCTACCTTTCAATTTTCTATCTTCCtcagatttttatttcatatattatttttaaataagtgtgtgtgtgtgtgtgtgtgtgtgtgtgtgtgtgtgtgtgtagatatgtgcatgtgaatgcaatATCTGCAGAGGTTAGAAGTCCCCAGGGAGTGGTGTTCCAGGCAGCTGCAAGCTGTCAATATGGGTGCTAGgtaccaaacttgggtcctctgcagaagaaatatgcactcttaactgttgagtgtACTCTCCAGGTACTAAATTCTCTTTTATACTAAAAAGCCTACTTCCAAACTTTTCCAGTGAAAATTTTAATGTACAGGAAAGTGTAAGAAAAGTATTCCTGCGTGaaatgtcgttctgtatgctgtgaatgtgttgctctgattggttgataaataaaatgctgattggccagtggccaggcaggaaggataagcagacaaggagaattctgggaagaggaaggctgggacaggagatgccagccaaacacagaggaagatgataagacagaactgagaaaaagtaccaagacatgtggctaaacataaacaagaattatgggttaatttaagtatatgggctagtcagtaataagcctgagcaaatggctgagcagttataaataatattaagactctatgtgattattttataaaaggctgtgagACTGTGGGTGAGAGACTGTCCCGACCAtgggccaggcgggacacagggAATCTTTtgactacatttggtgcccaatgtggggctcccaaatttccataaggcctaaaagagtttaaaaagggcttctaaacacacaataacggagcccaaaacagcttgctacttcatgtctcatgcaggtTGAGATATAGAGATGGCAAGGTACAGAGACGCCATGTTGTGGGGACTTGAGCTACAATATGGTAGGTTCACAGAGTATGGGCTTGAGTACAtcatggtggattcctgccactgtacacaaTGGCATATCCAAGCTGTGCAGcacactgtgtggtggatttagcttttgctagtacagacaaaaaaaacaaaacaaaacaaaacaaaacaaaacaaaacaaaacaaaaagataagaaagaaaaggcttttgGGCTACACGTTACTGGATGGAAGCACAGAcacactgcttcacagagtcagcAATGAGCATgttcccccagagctggcagtaaatgtagttccaccatgttggaaagctgaggtgggcagagtcaacaaccaaggctgctgcttctgttCTAACCactctgcagtttaaagcaatagattcacaataagacagattcagatggaataagactttaaatggtttacaatgtgtgtaaaaatgtatgtaggcttagaaaagagaggaaaaggaatatagacagttacataaagaaatagaaagttttaaaaaataaagtctttaaagagaaagtaaaagtaaaatataaaaaagcatgtaaagatggaaatcagagtctggattatattgtctctgggtttaactgcagagagacatttgattgtaaaagctgctgagttaatcaatatgtatattttaaagatatcttgatttcaaaatttatgtctaaggatatgttgctttggaaaagaggttctgcttttgtttccacagaagatgagaacctatggattgcttccaagcTAATATGGTTTCATTAAGGAAGatcccctgagaggtctccagatgatccaacatccataaTATCTTCAAGGCAACTGGCGCAGAGAATACAGcgtcacagactactccagtcaggacttgaccataattcttaatttcctcagggtccccataagatGATGAGTACTCCCTATcggcaggaagtagcctagaaaactacacccacattcccaaaaaacaGATTATGGGTGTTGGTCTTTTTTCAGGTTGATGGTTACAaactgttattggtcatagtcaatctctttataaaaaagaaaggggatgtgatatagaaatataggatatagatatgatagaataaagggtagattattgaatttacttttaaagagcaacacctgtttgaaatgttttacattgctatagattttagtttattacaaatttaaagttaattttcttatattgtatgtatatttctgctcttgtttaaggtatgtttgtgtagctcatttgaaattgtaatgtataattaagaaatacagattaataattagtctccatgataatcaaacttacagtcatgttagttaagttttctaggtatacatagatataattccaattaggtaggtaatcttcaaacacttcaaagacctatagaatatggcatttaaaatgtttaaaaaatttagactttctggacattgaaacatgtctgctcctggcagcaccaatctacctcagagaagataatgggcattgaagaaacccattatggagtttgctttctttgtggcaaaagttagtcactgggcaaaaaagtgcccttacatcgactgcttgacagtatgttgtataaactggacatgcaggacccataggaaggtgaccactgaactttgcaaggtgacatggtccttcaggttcctgcttcacagaagaaactgccagacattctacaagacacagagagaagcaactgagagactgcaggcctataggctgaagtaggatgtcccaacattgcacaGGgactttgggtgattgtccaggaagccagctgtctatgacattctagatttttagaagttgcttacaatgctcttcctgtttacttaggtaatattatatccttctggagtctttaaTGTAGTTAAAgtctagatggttataattttccttggttatgtatgataaaagataaattagatataagactttagactcacaaaataggatagatggcaaaatattttctttaattttgccaaatacaaatagactagatattgtaactgtaattctgacttgataactgttttcttatatgtaattttactatgttaaaattaaaaccttcctttttgattagatagaaaaggggagatgctgtggaatgtcattctatatgctgtgaatgtgtgttgctctgactggttgataaataaaatgctgattggccagtagccaggcaggaggtataggaagaataagcagacaaggagaattctgggaagaggaaggctgagtcagaagtcaccagccagacacagaggaagcaagatgtcaaggcagaactgagaaaagttactaAGCCACGTGGCTAGACACAGATAAgaataatgggttaatttaagtgtaagagctagttcactaataagcctgagcaaatggctgagcagttacaaataatattaagcctctgtgtgattattttataaaaggctgtgggactgcaggtgaGAGATCTGTCccaaccatgggccaggcaggacacaggaaatcttctgactatATATTCCTTTATACCAAACAAAGGCAGCTTcacttctgaattttttttctcctccttgccAAATCTGTGTGCTGAGTTTCTATTAATGGGATAATCTTTAGTGGACTTCCCTCCCCAGCTCCTTCAGCTCAGGGACTATCTGACAAATGCCAGTTGTGGTCACAGAAACTGTTCCAAGTGTTCCAAGAACATGTCTCAACCGCTCAACCTGAATCCCCAGCTCAGCCATGGAGAACACACATGGTAAAAATATTCAGCTTGCAAGAGCCAGGGAGTCAAATAGTTACATAAGCCCAATTGTTACATACATGTATTAATCAATACCAGCAGAGTGATTCTCATCTATGTAAATGGGGAAGTAAGATCTCCAGGCTAACAGACAAGATCCACTTACTTAGAATACAAGAAGGAAAGAGGTGATTAACCCTTATACAAACATCCAACCCATTCAGGGGCTGTTTTCAAAAACTTTATTCACATACAAGCAGTTTAATTAACTGAAAAATTCACAAATACattgtattgtttttttctttttctttatctttttctttttcttttttttttttttttttttttttttggttttttgagacagcgtttctctgtgtagctttgcacctttcctggaactcacttggtagcccaggctaccctccaactcacagagatccacctgcctctgcctcccgagtgctgggattaaaggcatgtgccaccaccacccggcgtatcgttatttttaaagaagccagaaaaatcTCTTACCTTTAAAAACTGTGGATGCTTCATTAATGAATGATCATAGACAAAATAATAGCTCAAGGTTGCACAGAAGAAGTAGAGGATATAAGCACCCAGGTTTGTGACAATCAGGAGACTAATAGTTTGTCGGACGATATTGTCCTCAGGCCACGTGGCTGGATACACATATGGAGTAAAGAAGTAGTGATCTGCAACACTGAGAACCAGGTCCATTGCAGCCCCTATAGGACAAATGTGTGGTACTTCACTCCTCACATCTCTACAATGTTTCAGAAAAGCTGTATATACAGTTTCTAGACTAAGAACAATCTTATGTAGCATAGATGTGTCTACCATCCTCCCCACATGCCACCTTTGGCAGCAGAAGAAAGTATCAGGGTATCATCCCTAGTCTGACCTCTTCATATTATAGAGTGTTGAAATTAGACATTAATTTCATGGCAGGGTCAGTATTCCCAAGGGATGGAGCAACACAGTGCAAGATCTCCCTAAGGTTTGGCTTAAACACTGCTATTAACACAAACACCTTCAGTGTTTTTCCCATAAGGGTTCACAACATGGCCACTTATGCTGTCCTACGATCCTCAGGCACACTCGTTCAATAACCTTCCAGCAGTTTCCAAACCATGCCACCAGAAGCAACACAATCAAGGTGCAGCATTTCTTCAAGGGTAGCCTCCCCTGAGTTATTCATGGTCGTTTGAGTGTTAGAAAATCTTcagttgggctggggagatggcttagtcagcaAAGTGCCTGCTTTGCCAACCTGAGGACCTGCGTTTGGAGCCCCCAGCACCCAGGTGAAGAGCAGGACATGGAGGCTTGGGTCTAAATAATCCCACTTATGGCAAGATGTGAGGGAGACATAGGAGGACCCTGGAACTTCCTGGTCCGTAGCTCAGCTTACCTAGGACAGtctcaggccaatgagagaccctatctcaaacacaaGATGGAAAGCACCCAGGGGCAGCAactgaagctgtcctctgaccttcacatacacacatactcacatacacacaaacataaagagaaagaaaaatattccaacTATCTGCTGGCTTATTACTGTCTGCTAACATGGCAaacacttctttttattttattttatgtggatatgtttgcctgtagaagccagaagagggtacagtctcccctggagctggagttacaggtggttgcaaGTTGTCTGAAGTGAAcaatgggaactgaacttgggccctctgcaagtgttcttaactgctgaggccatctccccagccctagtaAACATTTATTAATGCTGATCTACCAATGCCATTTTGCAGGGTAAGCAATTTTGGGACTAGATCTTTATGGATGAACTACTCTAGGACATTAGGGTGGCCAGGCCTATGTGAACTATGCCGGCAATATATAAGCACTTGCTTTTCTAAGTATGACACTGTCTGGTGAGAAAGGTTGTCTTGTAGGTAcagtggaggaaaagaaaatgctgtaAACATTCTTTTTAACATGAAGTAAAGGAGGAGAAAGTGCAAAAGAGTTGTCTAGGCAGTAGGAAAGTTCCCAAGTACCTTTCACTAGACTTTGACATATTTTCCACTGTCCCACTTTCCAAGTTCTTCCTTGTTAATGCTGCTATTAACATGCATCAGCCTATTAATATGCATCAACAGTTCTGCATTTACACCGTCTGGTTTCATGATCAATGCAGCCACTAGTGACACCTGTTTACTTTTTTAATTGTCATGCCCACTTTATCAAACATGGttagtatttcatttttctctcctagGCAATGTTTGGATCCTCACTTCCACATAAAATTCAACAGTTTGTCTTTCCAGTCCAAAAGTCACGTGTGCTGTTAGTTCCCACACTGTCTCTTTCAGTAAGATGTGTCAGAAACATACCACACACCAGTAGCACCCTCAACCCTGTCCTGGGCAGTAATGACAGCAGCTTCCTCCTTGCTGCCACCCAGCAGGCTGTCTTCAGCTACTTCGGACATTTTCACATGGAAGTAAATCCAAAgttaacaaaacaacaaaaaagcaaaacatggCCGGAAGGCACAGGCGGAGGTAGGGATACCTGTTATGTCACCCAAGAAGCAACAGGTGCTCGTCAGTCACTTGGAGTCAGGACCTGTCATCAGATGAGTCTGATGCGGAACCTATGGCAGAAAGAAAACAACTGCTTGGTTCTCGGGGCTTTCAGGCTTTGAGTCACTGAGTGCTCCTGTACTAAGGGCGCGATTACATGCAGGATGCTTGCAAGGAGAAACTGCATGTGTAACCTGGGCCAGGTTGCTAAGCTGCTCTCCACAGGTATGGAACTGCTTTGTGTGTTCTCTGATGATGGAGGACAGTGCCTGTTTCTCCAGAATCCCTGGGGTAGGGTGTCTTCAACTCAATAGGGAAGAGGAGACATGTTGGTACATACTTAATTCCTATCTACCTTAAGTGATACTGAgtatatatttgtaataaattACACTTTTTCTGTGAATGGTCTCTATCTTTATCCTGTGCTCGCTTTTCCCTGGGATGTTTCCGCTTCCTCAAAAATCTCTCCCACTTCTCCCTCCAGCTCCAGTACTCAAGCCACAGCTTTCCAAGTAGCCTAGTCCAAAGGTTTGCAGCACCACTAGGATCTTATATACTAAGAGGCTTAGCCCTTTGCTTATGGGATGGATCACAATGTTTTCTCCCACTTtgtcctgaaaaaaaattaatttatattaagtgTTAGGTATTTGGATCTCCATCATATATGCCACTgatcgtttaaaaaaaaaaaaaaaaaacctagtgtCAAGTACTATACAGTAATAAACACCCACATGCTCATATACTTTTGTATGTAATTTTAAGGGCTAACCCCCTTAAAATCAGTGGCTCCCTGGACTCTAAATTAATCAGGTATTATTGTTTGAAACTGAAGTTTACATTAAATCTTATACCGCCTTtgcagaagtattttttttttctttaaaatgtggtTATCAATTAAATAGGCCTGGGCTGTAGTGACATTCCTCCAGCCTAGTATGTCCAAAGCCCTGGTTCCTTCCCCAGCAAATAAATGCACTATTAAACTTAGATGACTTAAAactattatatttttcttcactGAAAGAAACAGCACAGAAACAATAGCTAACATTTATACATTTTCCAAAAGCCtacttattgttattattactactattattttggtttttcgagacaggctttctccatgtagttttggtgcctatcctggatctcgctctgtagaccaggctagccttgaactcacagagatccacctggctctgcctcctgagtggatATTATTaactaccccaccccacccccctccactCCCAGGTCTTGGCTATGTAGCCTGGAATttcaattctcctgcttcagcctcctgagctcTTGGACCGCTGGCACTACATCTCATTCCACTTTTACACATTTAGAGGGGTAATGGAGGGGTTCTCTCGTCCAATCCTCACAAGTCTGTAAGGTATACACGTGTATAATCTTAATATGCTGGACAGTGAAGGCAGGGATAATTCACATAACTTTGTTCTGTAAGGAGCAGTCGATGCGCTATAAGGTCCAGTGCTTGTTCCTTCTGTACATCTTTACCTCTCTAAAGTCACACATACGAATAAGGACTTCTGAGTTCTCCACACTAACT from Onychomys torridus chromosome 7, mOncTor1.1, whole genome shotgun sequence encodes:
- the Sc5d gene encoding lathosterol oxidase; this translates as MDLVLSVADHYFFTPYVYPATWPEDNIVRQTISLLIVTNLGAYILYFFCATLSYYFVYDHSLMKHPQFLKNQVSREIIFTVKSLPWISIPTVSLFLLELRGYSKLYDDIGDFPNGWIHLIVSVLSFLFFTDMLIYWIHRGLHHRLVYKRIHKPHHIWKIPTPFASHAFHPVDGFLQSLPYHIYPFIFPLHKVVYLGLYVLVNVWTISIHDGDFRVPRVLRPFINGSAHHTDHHMFFDYNYGQYFTLWDRIGGSFKNPSSFEGKGPHSYVRQMAEREFNNLAVNGCKSEKVCNGEFTKTK